The window GCATCTGACGCCGATGATCGAGGACAAGGGCCTGCCGCGCGGCGTGCTGTGGGAAAGCTGCGCCATCATGCAGTATCTGGCCAACAAGCACGGGCTGGAGAAACTCTATCCCAAGGCGCCGGCCAAGCGGGCCATGGTCGACAGCGCCATGTTCTACCTCATCGGCACGCTCTATCCTTATGTGGCGCGCGCTACCTATCCGGCGCTCGGCTTCCCGCAATATGCCGGCGAGGTCGGCCACAGCGATGCCCATCCCGACATGAAATCGGAGGCGCAGAAGGCCGCGGTCGCCGCGATCGCCGAGCCGCTGGAGGTCTTTCACTCCTTCTTCCGCAACGGCAAGCCGTTCATCGGCGGCAAGAATCCATCGATCGCCGATATACGTCTGGCGGCGACGCTCGAATTCCTGGCGGTCATCGACTACACGCTGCCCAAATGGGCGAAGGAATACATGGCGGCATTGGAGAAGAAACTCGGCAAGGCCTATGCGGAACCGGCCGGCGACGTGCGCGGCTACATTGCGCACGTGAAATCCCAGGCCAAGGCCTCAGCCTAAAGCATGTCCAGTCCCGAAACCGCTGGGCACGTTCGGGAGACGCGCTCTAAGGGTTCGTTAACCAAAGCCCTGTCTAGTGATCTCAGGACTCGTGGCGACCACGGATGTACTGGCGCGATATCGAGGCGAAGAAAAGGTCGGCCGCCGCGCCGGCCTTTTGCTTTCCGGGCCTTGCCGACAATCACCACAAAACGGCTTCGCCGGCGCCGGCCGTCTGAAACCCTATTGTCATCTTCCGCGTTGACATACCATGGCGTCAGGCGAGCGATGAGAAGCGACGAGGAGGAGCAATGAAAAAGGCGGCAAGATTGTCGGCGATCGCGGGTGCGCTCCTGGCAGCGCCCTTTGCGGCGGACGCCGCAACGCTCAACACCATGGATCAGGTTGGCACCGCCTTGATGGCTTGCTGGAAGCCGCCGGCCAATTCGGAAAATTCCTCGGTCACCCTCAGCTTCAGTTTCAAGCGCGACGGCACGCTGATCGGCCCGCCGAAGCCGACGGCGATCAAGGTCAGCGGCGATGACAAGGCGCGGCAGGCCTATGTCGACGCGGCGACCACTGCCTTGCGCGACTGCCTGCCGCTCAGCTTTTCACCGGGCTTGGCGAAAGGCGTTGCCGGAAACGTCTTTACGCTCCAGTACAATTCGCCAAAGCAGTAACAGGGCTCCCGAACCGTTAGGTTCAGCCCGCAAAAGTCAGCATGAAACCGAATTGCAGCGGGGAGTTTTCAGGAGACCGGTCCGGAAGGCGCAGCGACAGCCGTCACCGCCGACAGCTTCTCTCGCTTTTCGAGCGCCGGCTTTTGGTAAATCTTTTCATCGTGTTCCCCTGCGAGCGCGACCAGGCAAACACCTTGTCCGCCAGGACAGATTCGAATCCTAGCGGAAACATTATTCCGGGCAAGCCGAAAGACTCCTTAACGCGGCATCGCGCCGATCAGGGAGGCCTAATCGTTCTGGCTCAGTACGATTAGTTGGCGCCTCGCCTTGCATTGAGGTGCTTCCCCAACTCCGGCATCTCGAAGACATAGTCGCTCCAGGCCGATTCCGGAATCTGTCCAGCCAGATAACATTCGAGCAGAAGGCTCTGTTCGGGTGTCAGCGCCCGCTCGTGATCCAGCCCGAGCGAGTGGATCAAATTCCTGGTCAGGCCAGAAACGGTGAAGTGAAAGGACATCTTCAGTCTCCCGCGCGCCGATTGCGTCAGCCACAACGTCGGATGTCCGCCAAAGGTTTCATCAGCAGTCCGTGATCGCATGGCGCGCGGCGGCACCCATGCGCACCGGCTCAGAATCCAAGCCAAAGCATTTCGCGTGAACTGTTTTTCACCCGACGAGATCTAGTCGCACACGACGCGAAAGCGTTTGCCGGGTTCGCTGACATTTTTGCAGGCAAGCGACTTCTGCGAAGCGGATGGCGCGTCGGGCAGTTCTTGGTTCAGGGACGGCGTTGCCGAAGCCGGCCTCCGGTACCTTCGGCCGGCAGCCGGTCCCGCCGGCTGGCTCGGCGGCTGCGGAAACACGTCCGGTGCAATTCGCCTTGCCTCGGCTGTTCCTGGCGGGACCGTGTCCCAGACCCGCCTGACGTCCATCTGCCTTGGAACGATCACCGTGCCGTCGTCGCTGCGCGCGCAGCCGCCGGCCGCCAGCAGCGCCGGGCAAAGAACAAGGGCCGCGATTCGATCAAACATTAGCAATACCTCAGGCGTCTTATAATGCGCCTTTGCCTGATCGCCAACGGACGGATTACCGCAGCAACGGGCATCGGGTGTGCCCGGTTCTCAAATCGTTAAGGTTAGCGGATCGTTAATGCTTGTCGGGCACATTCGGCCGACGAGCCTGCACGGTTCGGCCTGGGGGTAGCAATGGCGGACACGGACGGGACGGTCGGGGCAG is drawn from Mesorhizobium sp. B1-1-8 and contains these coding sequences:
- a CDS encoding glutathione S-transferase family protein; its protein translation is MAKTATKSAKKAKAAPQAAAKPAAKAEKASAAKVSAAVKPAAKAAPKATAKAAAKTKVKPAKKPAVKLSMLKPSVNNMTVRVFARAAGLDHAETDAWGHTRSPEFLARNPAHLTPMIEDKGLPRGVLWESCAIMQYLANKHGLEKLYPKAPAKRAMVDSAMFYLIGTLYPYVARATYPALGFPQYAGEVGHSDAHPDMKSEAQKAAVAAIAEPLEVFHSFFRNGKPFIGGKNPSIADIRLAATLEFLAVIDYTLPKWAKEYMAALEKKLGKAYAEPAGDVRGYIAHVKSQAKASA